One Oncorhynchus kisutch isolate 150728-3 linkage group LG13, Okis_V2, whole genome shotgun sequence DNA window includes the following coding sequences:
- the LOC109901667 gene encoding uroplakin-1a — protein MADGKGFTCLMVILILGNIFGAAAGLALCALAIWVAVDQFKLYPISGVSGKDDIFAGAWIAIFTGFAFFCMCVFGILAAAMKSRALMLTYLILMLIIYIFECASCITAVTHRDYLVGNSNLVKKQMLKYYAADGDSGSQITLTWNKVMKEVECCGTDGPVDWIEYNSTFREKFGTDYPWPTHCCKRKNNYDVVNVEACKNGQNTTMFTKGCFNHIESVFSRYTWAISWYGFAVLMFMFLLLILAMVYYLML, from the exons ATGGCTGATGGAAAGGGATTCACCTGTCTTATGGTCATTCTCATCCTGGGGAATATATTTGGAGCT GCAGCAGGTCTTGCCCTTTGCGCTCTGGCCATCTGGGTTGCAGTAGATCAATTCAAGCTCTACCCTATATCTGGTGTGTCGGGGAAAGATGACATCTTTGCCGGGGCCTGGATTGCCATTTTCACAGGCTTTGCCTTCTTCTGCATGTGCGTCTTTGGTATCTTGGCTGCTGCGATGAAGAGCCGTGCCTTAATGCTAACA TATCTGATCCTGATGTTGATCATCTACATATTTGAGTGTGCCTCATGTATCACTGCAGTCACCCACAGAGACTAT CTGGTTGGAAACAGTAATCTGGTGAAGAAGCAGATGCTGAAGTACTATGCAGCCGACGGTGACTCTGGCAGTCAGATCACACTGACATGGAACAAAGTGATGAAAGAG GTGGAGTGTTGTGGAACGGATGGCCCAGTGGACTGGATAGAGTACAACTCCACCTTCAGGGAGAAGTTTGGTACAGACTACCCCTGGCCCACCCACTGCTGCAAGAGGAAGAACAACTACGATGTGGTGAATGTGGAGGCCTGCAAGAATGGCCAGAACACCACCATGTTCACTAAG GGCTGCTTCAACCACATTGAGTCTGTGTTCAGTCGATATACATGGGCTATCAGCTGGTATGGTTTCGCTGTGCTAATGTTTATG TTCTTGCTGTTGATCCTGGCCATGGTGTACTACCTGATGCTGTGA